From a region of the Alnus glutinosa chromosome 1, dhAlnGlut1.1, whole genome shotgun sequence genome:
- the LOC133877259 gene encoding 1-aminocyclopropane-1-carboxylate oxidase homolog 4-like, with protein sequence MAMATATTNNEEYDRAKAVKHFDDSKIGVKGLVDSGITTIPRFFVHPPETLSDLKLSSEVRPGPDIIPSIDLTGIHSDHRRAVIVEQIRRASSTFGFFQIVNHGVPLGVLDRTMASVKGFHEQPTDIKAQFYRRGTGTGVSYLSNVDLFHSKAASWRDTLQIRVGPQMADEDQIPEICRKEVIEWDREIKRLGELLAGLLCEGLGVEAKRLKEMTCLEGRVMVGHYYPYCPQPDLTVGLAYHTDPGVLTVVQENHIGGLQVKYGGGYVDVKPIPGALVINIGDLLQIISNEEYKSAEHRVLANPKNEARVSMAVFFNPGNRDDLYGPLPELTSPEKPAIYRQFTLTDFMTRFFKKELDGKSLTNYYKL encoded by the exons ATGGCCATGGCCACGGCAACAACCAACAACGAAGAATACGACAGAGCCAAAGCGGTGAAGCACTTCGACGATTCCAAGATCGGCGTCAAAGGCCTTGTCGACTCCGGCATCACCACCATCCCTCGCTTCTTCGTTCACCCACCCGAGACCCTCTCAGATCTCAAACTCAGCTCTGAAGTCCGACCCGGACCCGATATCATCCCCTCCATCGACCTCACTGGTATCCACTCCGATCATCGCCGCGCTGTTATCGTTGAGCAGATCAGGCGCGCGTCCTCCACCTTCGGATTCTTCCAGATTGTCAACCACGGTGTCCCGTTGGGAGTTCTGGACCGTACGATGGCCTCCGTCAAGGGCTTCCACGAGCAGCCGACGGATATAAAGGCACAGTTCTATCGTAGAGGGACGGGAACCGGCGTTTCCTACTTGTCCAACGTCGACTTGTTTCATTCCAAAGCCGCCAGTTGGAG GGACACCCTCCAGATAAGAGTGGGTCCCCAGATGGCGGATGAGGATCAAATCCCTGAGATATGCAGAAAGGAGGTGATTGAGTGGGACCGAGAGATCAAACGGCTGGGAGAGCTCTTGGCGGGGCTGCTTTGTGAAGGGCTGGGAGTGGAGGCTAAGAGGTTGAAAGAGATGACATGTTTGGAAGGGAGAGTGATGGTGGGCCACTACTACCCGTACTGCCCGCAGCCTGATCTGACGGTTGGGCTTGCGTATCATACGGATCCAGGGGTGCTGACCGTGGTGCAGGAGAACCATATTGGTGGGTTGCAGGTTAAGTATGGTGGGGGTTATGTGGATGTTAAACCTATCCCTGGAGCTCTTGTTATTAACATTGGGGATTTGCTTCAG ATCATATCCAACGAAGAATACAAAAGTGCAGAGCACCGAGTGTTGGCGAACCCCAAGAATGAAGCACGTGTCTCGATGGCGGTTTTCTTCAACCCAGGCAATAGAGATGACTTGTATGGACCGCTGCCTGAGCTAACATCACCGGAGAAACCTGCAATTTACCGGCAGTTCACGTTAACAGACTTCATGACCAGGTTTTTCAAGAAGGAGTTGGACGGCAAATCTTTGACAAATTACTATAAGCTCTAA
- the LOC133877244 gene encoding 1-aminocyclopropane-1-carboxylate oxidase homolog 4-like isoform X1 translates to MATATTNDEEYDRAKAVKHFDDSKIGVKGLVDSGITTIPRFFVHPPEILSDLKPGSALGSEPDFIPAIDLAGVESDHRRAVIVEQIRRASSTLGFFQIVNHGVPLGVLDRTMASIKGFYEQPTDIKAQLYRREMVTGVSYFSNLDLYHSKAASWRDTLQIRLGPKVVDVDQIPEIFRKELIEWDREIKRLGELLAGLLCEGLGVEAKRLKEMTCLEGRAMVGNCYPYCPQPDLTVGLAYHTDPGVLTVVQQDHVGGLQVKYGGGCVDVKPIPGALVINIGDLLQIISNDDEYKSAEHRVLANLKNEARVSMALFFNPGNREDLYGPLPELTSPEKPAIYRQFTLTDFMNRFFGKELDGKSLINYYKL, encoded by the exons ATGGCCACGGCAACAACCAACGACGAAGAATACGACAGAGCCAAAGCGGTGAAGCACTTCGACGATTCCAAGATCGGCGTCAAAGGCCTCGTCGACTCCGGCATCACCACCATCCCTCGCTTCTTCGTTCACCCACCCGAGATCTTATCCGACCTCAAACCCGGCTCTGCACTCGGATCTGAACCCGATTTCATCCCAGCCATCGACCTCGCCGGGGTCGAGTCGGATCATCGCCGCGCTGTTATCGTTGAGCAGATCAGGCGCGCGTCCTCCACCCTCGGATTCTTCCAGATTGTCAACCACGGTGTCCCGTTGGGAGTTCTGGACCGTACTATGGCCTCCATCAAGGGCTTCTACGAGCAGCCGACGGATATAAAGGCACAGCTCTATCGTAGAGAAATGGTAACCGGCGTTTCCTACTTTTCCAACTTGGACTTGTATCATTCCAAAGCCGCTAGTTGGAG GGACACCCTCCAAATAAGACTGGGTCCGAAGGTGGTGGATGTGGATCAAATCCCTGAGATATTCAGAAAGGAGTTGATTGAGTGGGACCGAGAGATCAAACGGCTGGGAGAGCTCTTGGCGGGGCTGCTTTGTGAGGGGCTGGGAGTGGAGGCTAAGAGGTTGAAGGAGATGACATGTTTGGAAGGGAGAGCGATGGTGGGGAACTGCTACCCGTACTGCCCGCAGCCTGATCTGACGGTTGGACTTGCGTATCACACGGATCCAGGGGTGTTGACGGTGGTGCAGCAGGACCATGTTGGTGGGTTGCAGGTTAAGTATGGTGGGGGTTGTGTGGATGTTAAACCCATCCCTGGAGCTCTTGTTATCAACATTGGGGATTTACTTCAG ATCATATCCAACGACGACGAATACAAAAGTGCAGAGCACCGAGTGTTGGCCAACCTCAAGAATGAAGCACGTGTCTCGATGGCGCTTTTCTTCAACCCAGGCAATAGAGAGGACCTGTATGGGCCGCTGCCTGAGCTAACATCACCGGAGAAACCTGCAATTTACCGGCAGTTCACGTTAACAGATTTCATGAACAGGTTTTTCGGAAAGGAGTTGGACGGCAAATCTTTGATAAATTACTATAAGCTCTGA
- the LOC133877244 gene encoding 1-aminocyclopropane-1-carboxylate oxidase homolog 4-like isoform X2, with amino-acid sequence MATATTNDEEYDRAKAVKHFDDSKIGVKGLVDSGITTIPRFFVHPPEILSDLKPGSALGSEPDFIPAIDLAGVESDHRRAVIVEQIRRASSTLGFFQIVNHGVPLGVLDRTMASIKGFYEQPTDIKAQLYRREMVTGVSYFSNLDLYHSKAASWRDTLQVRLGPKVVDEDQIPEIFKEELIEWDREIKRMGELLVGLLCEGLGVEAKRLKEMTCLEGRVMVGHYYPHCPQPDLTVGLAYHTDPGVLTVVQQDHIGGLQVKYGGGYVDVKPIPGALVVNIGDLLQIISNEEYKSAEHRVLANPKNEARVSMALFFNPGNEEDLYGPLPELTSPEKPAIYRQFTLTDFMTRFFGKELGGKSLSSYFKL; translated from the exons ATGGCCACGGCAACAACCAACGACGAAGAATACGACAGAGCCAAAGCGGTGAAGCACTTCGACGATTCCAAGATCGGCGTCAAAGGCCTCGTCGACTCCGGCATCACCACCATCCCTCGCTTCTTCGTTCACCCACCCGAGATCTTATCCGACCTCAAACCCGGCTCTGCACTCGGATCTGAACCCGATTTCATCCCAGCCATCGACCTCGCCGGGGTCGAGTCGGATCATCGCCGCGCTGTTATCGTTGAGCAGATCAGGCGCGCGTCCTCCACCCTCGGATTCTTCCAGATTGTCAACCACGGTGTCCCGTTGGGAGTTCTGGACCGTACTATGGCCTCCATCAAGGGCTTCTACGAGCAGCCGACGGATATAAAGGCACAGCTCTATCGTAGAGAAATGGTAACCGGCGTTTCCTACTTTTCCAACTTGGACTTGTATCATTCCAAAGCCGCTAGTTGGAG GGACACCCTCCAAGTAAGACTGGGTCCGAAGGTGGTGGATGAGGATCAAATCCCTGAGATATTCAAAGAGGAGTTGATTGAGTGGGACCGAGAGATCAAACGGATGGGAGAGCTGTTGGTGGGGCTGCTTTGTGAGGGGCTGGGAGTGGAGGCAAAGAGGTTGAAGGAGATGACATGTTTGGAAGGGAGAGTGATGGTGGGCCACTACTACCCGCACTGCCCGCAGCCTGATCTGACGGTTGGGCTTGCGTATCACACAGATCCAGGGGTGCTGACCGTGGTGCAGCAAGACCATATTGGTGGGTTGCAGGTTAAGTATGGTGGGGGTTATGTGGATGTTAAACCTATCCCTGGAGCTCTTGTTGTTAACATTGGGGATTTGCTTCAG ATCATATCCAACGAAGAATACAAAAGTGCAGAGCACCGAGTGTTGGCGAACCCCAAGAATGAAGCACGTGTCTCGATGGCGCTTTTCTTCAACCCAGGCAATGAAGAGGACCTGTATGGACCGTTGCCTGAGCTAACATCACCGGAGAAACCTGCAATTTACCGGCAGTTCACGTTAACAGACTTCATGACCAGGTTTTTCGGAAAGGAGTTGGGCGGCAAATCTTTGTCAAGCTACTTTAAGCTCTGA